The Skermanella pratensis genome has a window encoding:
- a CDS encoding DedA family protein: MDILETIKDYGNYYYAVVFAWTFLEGETFVIFSGVAAREGLLDLPTLIGFAWAGSFLGDQLYFLIGRRYGARLLLRFPRWKPGVDHALSLLKRYSTGFILSFRFIYGVRNFSSFAMGMSGLPWSRFAFLNFIAAGVWAVCFAGAGYLAGMALQHVLGDLATGFGLLMLAAFLIAILVLFKMSRKRPAPPEPTVSGRNVPAQAE; the protein is encoded by the coding sequence GTGGATATTCTGGAAACCATCAAGGATTATGGTAACTATTACTATGCCGTTGTTTTCGCATGGACATTTCTCGAAGGTGAAACGTTCGTCATTTTCTCGGGCGTGGCTGCGCGCGAAGGCCTCCTTGACCTGCCCACGCTGATCGGTTTCGCCTGGGCGGGCAGCTTCCTCGGCGACCAGCTCTACTTCCTGATCGGCAGGCGTTACGGGGCCAGGCTGCTGCTGCGCTTCCCCCGGTGGAAACCGGGCGTCGACCATGCGCTGAGCCTGCTCAAACGGTACAGCACCGGTTTCATCCTCAGCTTCCGCTTCATCTACGGCGTGCGCAACTTCAGCTCCTTCGCCATGGGCATGAGCGGGCTGCCGTGGTCGCGTTTCGCATTCCTCAACTTCATCGCCGCCGGTGTCTGGGCCGTGTGCTTCGCCGGGGCCGGCTATCTGGCCGGCATGGCGCTCCAGCACGTGCTGGGCGACCTGGCGACCGGCTTCGGCCTGCTGATGCTGGCCGCGTTCCTGATCGCGATCCTGGTGCTGTTCAAGATGTCGCGGAAA
- a CDS encoding cache domain-containing protein, with amino-acid sequence MSVRFGLPQVRLKGRLLALVLLASAGMIVIGVIALVNLRSEMLHDRVLKARDLVDAAANIAVTHAGLAATGAMPQDAAKRAAVEAIAMLRYENTNYFWINDLDGILIGHPTLPERIGRSVLDIRDADGMAMFEAFNRIAREQGSGFVRYRWTKPGETDPSPKISYVKRIAGWDWVVGTGIYVDDVDQVFRRKALFLAAIFAAVLAAVLAGAALVTRSIVRPLSGLRLVMTRLSEGSIDVAVPATGRSDEIGDMARTVEVFKDGLIQARMLSETQESQRLEKERKQRQMENFIREFELTVVSVLDGLAAADQAMRANARRMSAGARETRAQVATVSASSGEALASVQTVAAAAEELSSSIHEISRQAVQASAMAVTAVRETAVTSDAIRLLEEKVGGIGAVVQLIADIAGQTNLLALNATIEAARAGEAGKGFAIVASEVKALATQTARATEEITRRSPRSRAAPTRRRKPSRRSCRSTAT; translated from the coding sequence ATGTCCGTTCGGTTTGGATTGCCGCAAGTCAGGCTTAAGGGCCGCCTCCTGGCCCTGGTTCTCCTTGCGTCCGCCGGCATGATCGTCATCGGCGTCATCGCGCTGGTCAACCTCCGGTCCGAAATGCTGCATGACCGCGTGCTGAAGGCGCGCGACCTCGTGGATGCCGCCGCCAACATCGCGGTCACCCATGCCGGGCTGGCCGCCACGGGCGCGATGCCGCAGGACGCAGCCAAGCGGGCGGCGGTCGAAGCGATCGCCATGCTGCGCTACGAGAACACTAACTACTTCTGGATCAACGATCTCGACGGCATCCTGATCGGTCATCCGACCCTGCCGGAGCGGATCGGGCGAAGCGTGCTCGACATCAGGGACGCCGACGGCATGGCGATGTTCGAGGCGTTCAACCGCATCGCGCGGGAACAGGGCAGCGGCTTCGTGCGGTACCGCTGGACGAAACCCGGCGAAACGGACCCGTCGCCGAAGATTTCATACGTGAAACGGATCGCCGGATGGGACTGGGTCGTCGGAACCGGGATCTATGTGGACGACGTCGATCAGGTCTTCCGGCGGAAGGCGCTTTTCCTCGCCGCGATCTTCGCCGCGGTGCTGGCCGCGGTGCTGGCCGGAGCGGCGCTGGTCACCCGCTCGATCGTGCGCCCTCTCTCCGGCCTGCGGCTGGTGATGACCCGCCTGTCCGAAGGCTCCATCGACGTCGCGGTGCCGGCCACCGGGCGGTCGGACGAGATCGGCGACATGGCCCGGACCGTCGAGGTGTTCAAGGACGGGCTGATCCAGGCCCGCATGCTGTCCGAGACCCAGGAGAGCCAGCGGCTGGAGAAGGAGCGCAAGCAGCGGCAGATGGAGAATTTCATCCGGGAGTTCGAGCTGACGGTGGTCAGCGTCCTGGACGGCCTTGCCGCCGCCGACCAGGCCATGCGCGCCAACGCCCGGCGGATGTCGGCCGGAGCGCGGGAAACCCGGGCCCAGGTCGCGACCGTCTCCGCGTCGTCCGGGGAGGCGCTGGCCAGCGTCCAGACCGTGGCCGCCGCGGCGGAGGAGCTGAGCAGTTCCATCCACGAGATATCGCGGCAGGCTGTGCAGGCGTCGGCCATGGCGGTGACGGCGGTGAGGGAGACCGCGGTGACCAGCGATGCGATCCGTCTCCTGGAGGAGAAGGTCGGCGGGATCGGCGCGGTCGTGCAGCTGATCGCCGACATCGCCGGCCAGACCAACCTACTGGCGCTGAACGCGACGATCGAGGCCGCACGGGCGGGAGAGGCCGGCAAGGGCTTCGCCATCGTCGCGTCGGAAGTGAAGGCGCTGGCCACCCAGACCGCCCGGGCGACCGAAGAGATCACCCGCCGATCTCCGAGATCCAGGGCGGCACCCACGCGTCGGCGGAAGCCATCGCGGCGATCGTGCAGGTCAACCGCGACATGA
- a CDS encoding glycosyltransferase family 4 protein has translation MKILIVSDAWYPQVNGVVRTLTTIREELEKLGHAVEIIGPDRFRTVPLPGYPEIRLALGAGRKLARMIESSNPGAIHIATEGPLGFAARSYCLKHDIPFTTAYHTRFPEYIRDRVPVPLALSYAAVRRFHAPAAAVMVATQSIEDALEARGFRNIRRWSRGVDTDLFRPRDKDFLTDPRPITLYVGRIAVEKNLEAFLKLDFPGTKYVVGDGPQLEEYRRRYPGVKFAGARHGEELAQYFAAADVFVFPSRTDTFGLVLLEALASGVPVAAFPVPGPLDVVDGAAVGCLDEDLARAVSCALAIPAERCRAYALTWSWRASAEQFLNNLKPLSCSDRLVQS, from the coding sequence GTGAAGATTCTGATCGTTTCGGATGCCTGGTACCCGCAGGTCAACGGGGTCGTCCGCACCCTGACGACCATTCGGGAAGAACTGGAGAAACTCGGCCATGCCGTCGAGATCATCGGTCCGGACCGCTTCCGCACCGTTCCGCTGCCCGGCTATCCGGAAATCCGGCTGGCGCTCGGCGCCGGGCGGAAGCTCGCCCGCATGATCGAGTCCAGCAACCCCGGCGCCATCCACATCGCGACCGAAGGACCGCTGGGGTTCGCCGCCAGAAGCTACTGCCTGAAGCACGACATTCCTTTCACCACCGCCTACCACACCCGCTTTCCCGAATATATCCGCGACCGCGTCCCGGTGCCGCTGGCACTGAGCTACGCGGCCGTCCGCCGCTTCCATGCCCCGGCCGCCGCGGTGATGGTCGCGACGCAGTCGATCGAGGACGCCCTGGAGGCCCGCGGCTTCCGCAACATCCGCCGCTGGTCCCGCGGGGTCGATACCGACCTGTTCCGGCCGCGGGACAAGGACTTCCTGACCGATCCACGGCCGATCACCCTGTATGTCGGCCGCATCGCGGTGGAGAAGAACCTGGAGGCCTTCCTCAAGCTGGATTTTCCCGGCACCAAGTACGTGGTCGGCGACGGCCCGCAGTTGGAAGAGTACCGCCGGCGCTATCCGGGGGTGAAGTTCGCGGGAGCGCGCCATGGGGAAGAGCTGGCGCAGTATTTCGCCGCGGCCGACGTCTTCGTCTTCCCGTCCAGGACCGACACTTTCGGTCTCGTCCTGCTCGAAGCGCTGGCCTCGGGCGTGCCGGTCGCGGCCTTTCCGGTGCCGGGACCGCTCGACGTGGTGGACGGCGCGGCGGTCGGATGCCTGGACGAGGATCTGGCTCGAGCCGTCAGTTGCGCCCTCGCCATCCCTGCGGAACGCTGCCGTGCATATGCGCTGACCTGGTCCTGGCGCGCCTCGGCCGAACAATTCCTCAACAACCTCAAGCCTTTGAGCTGTTCGGACCGATTGGTACAGTCCTAA
- the hppD gene encoding 4-hydroxyphenylpyruvate dioxygenase, with protein MPKSDGRITDQNPMGTDGFEFVEYTAPDTKELGALFERMGFTAVARHRSKDVTLYRQGGVNFVVNAEPDSFAQAFARVHGPSVCAIAFRVADAAHAYKRATELGAKGVAGTAGPMELNIPAIQGIGGSLIYLVDRYGDRSIYDVDFEFIDGAESAPKGLGLSSIDHLTHNVHRGRMTEWSDFYTKLFNFREIRYFDIEGKLTGLKSKAMTSPCGKIRIPINESSDDKSQIEEYLRAYKGEGIQHIALATDDIYETVELARSRGVEFLAPPPDTYYEMLADRLPGHGEDVERLKRDHLLIDGAPGGGLLLQIFTNTVIGPIFFEVIQRKGDEGFGEGNFRALFESIERDQIRRGVLQEDG; from the coding sequence ATGCCGAAGTCCGACGGCCGGATCACCGACCAGAACCCGATGGGCACCGACGGGTTCGAGTTCGTCGAGTACACCGCTCCGGACACCAAGGAACTGGGCGCCCTGTTCGAGCGGATGGGCTTCACCGCCGTGGCGCGGCACCGCTCCAAGGACGTGACCCTGTACCGGCAGGGGGGAGTGAACTTCGTCGTCAACGCGGAGCCGGACAGCTTCGCGCAGGCCTTCGCCCGGGTCCACGGCCCCAGCGTCTGCGCGATCGCATTCCGCGTCGCCGATGCGGCCCATGCCTACAAGAGGGCGACCGAACTGGGCGCCAAGGGCGTGGCGGGCACCGCCGGGCCGATGGAACTGAACATTCCGGCGATCCAGGGCATCGGCGGCAGCCTGATCTACCTGGTGGACCGCTACGGCGACCGCAGCATCTACGACGTGGATTTCGAGTTCATCGATGGAGCCGAAAGCGCGCCGAAGGGGCTTGGGCTCAGCTCGATCGACCACCTGACCCACAACGTGCACCGCGGCCGCATGACCGAGTGGTCGGACTTCTATACGAAGCTGTTCAACTTCCGAGAGATCCGCTACTTCGACATAGAGGGCAAGCTGACGGGGTTGAAGTCGAAGGCGATGACCAGTCCCTGCGGCAAGATCCGCATCCCGATCAACGAATCCTCCGACGACAAGTCTCAGATCGAGGAATATCTCCGGGCTTACAAGGGCGAGGGCATCCAGCACATCGCGCTCGCGACCGACGATATCTACGAGACGGTGGAACTGGCCCGCAGCCGGGGCGTGGAGTTCCTGGCACCTCCCCCCGACACCTATTACGAGATGCTGGCGGACCGGCTGCCGGGGCACGGCGAGGACGTGGAGCGTCTGAAGCGGGACCACCTGCTGATCGACGGCGCACCCGGCGGCGGCCTGCTGCTCCAGATCTTCACCAACACGGTGATCGGGCCGATCTTCTTCGAGGTGATCCAGCGCAAGGGCGACGAGGGGTTCGGCGAGGGCAATTTCCGGGCCTTGTTCGAGAGCATCGAGCGCGACCAGATCCGCCGCGGCGTGCTTCAGGAAGACGGGTGA
- a CDS encoding polyphosphate kinase 2 family protein, translated as MSRTEIKPDKSKIRLDKLVQDGDRFADKSAYEKRLDILQTDLLHVQQTYWHEKRRAVVVFEGWDAAGKGGAIRRITEPLDPRGFHVWPIGAPKLDEIGQHYLWRFWQRLPGPGTFAIFDRSWYGRVLVERVQEFAKPKEWKRAYDEINEFERLLVDDGVRIVKLFFHITQEEQLDRFRERLTNPYKRWKLTEEDLRNRARWDDYIGAAEDMFDKTSTVAAPWHAIAANSKWHARVASLEIITQALRKDVNIAPPPVDPAVLDTAAKLLGVHFSGLKEA; from the coding sequence ATGAGCCGTACCGAGATCAAGCCCGACAAGTCGAAGATCCGCCTGGACAAGCTGGTCCAGGACGGCGACCGCTTCGCCGACAAGTCGGCCTACGAGAAGCGGCTCGACATCCTGCAGACCGACCTGCTCCACGTCCAGCAGACCTACTGGCACGAGAAGCGGCGGGCCGTGGTGGTGTTCGAGGGCTGGGACGCCGCCGGCAAGGGCGGCGCCATCCGCAGGATCACCGAGCCGCTCGACCCGCGGGGATTCCACGTCTGGCCGATCGGCGCTCCCAAACTGGACGAGATCGGCCAGCATTACCTGTGGCGCTTCTGGCAGCGCCTGCCGGGGCCCGGCACCTTCGCGATCTTCGACCGCTCCTGGTACGGCAGGGTGCTGGTCGAGCGGGTGCAGGAGTTCGCCAAGCCGAAGGAATGGAAACGCGCCTACGACGAGATCAACGAGTTCGAACGCCTGCTGGTGGACGACGGCGTGCGGATCGTGAAACTGTTCTTCCACATCACGCAGGAGGAACAGCTCGACCGCTTCCGGGAACGCCTGACCAATCCCTACAAGCGCTGGAAGCTGACCGAGGAGGACCTGCGCAACCGCGCGCGGTGGGACGACTATATCGGCGCGGCCGAGGACATGTTCGACAAGACCTCGACGGTGGCCGCCCCCTGGCACGCCATCGCGGCAAACAGCAAATGGCACGCCCGCGTCGCCTCCCTGGAGATCATCACCCAGGCGCTGCGCAAGGACGTCAACATAGCGCCGCCGCCGGTCGACCCCGCCGTGCTCGACACCGCCGCGAAACTGCTCGGCGTCCACTTCAGCGGCTTGAAGGAGGCATAG
- a CDS encoding bacteriohemerythrin encodes MSGVAAAISTAVEQQHSATQEIARNADQGAAGAAGVTEAIGLVEQAATETASATEEMHRTAEALGEYAEVLKRKVDDFLKQVRFEEAEVGTLVEWGTDLEFGIPRIDAEHRKLLDLANRVYASVKRGEDPHVLSGAFDELRSYAFEHFSEEEEFMIRIGYPEVDEHSRQHRMFIARLDALAETYRKGAEIRGIDVVGLLGGWWQTHIKGADGAVARFAAERRPAMRQAA; translated from the coding sequence ATGAGCGGGGTTGCCGCGGCGATCTCGACCGCGGTGGAGCAGCAGCACTCGGCCACGCAGGAGATCGCGCGGAACGCGGACCAGGGCGCTGCCGGGGCCGCGGGCGTGACCGAGGCGATCGGCCTCGTCGAGCAGGCGGCGACGGAGACGGCGAGCGCCACCGAGGAAATGCATCGGACCGCCGAGGCGCTCGGGGAATATGCCGAAGTGCTGAAGCGCAAGGTCGACGACTTCCTGAAGCAGGTCCGCTTCGAGGAAGCCGAGGTCGGCACCCTGGTCGAGTGGGGAACGGACCTGGAGTTCGGAATCCCCCGCATCGACGCCGAGCACAGGAAGCTGCTGGATCTCGCCAACCGGGTCTACGCCAGCGTGAAGCGCGGAGAGGATCCGCATGTCCTGTCGGGGGCTTTCGACGAACTGCGCTCCTACGCCTTCGAGCATTTCAGCGAGGAGGAGGAGTTCATGATCCGCATCGGCTATCCGGAGGTGGACGAGCATAGCCGGCAGCACCGGATGTTCATCGCCCGCCTCGACGCCCTTGCCGAGACCTACCGCAAGGGGGCTGAGATCCGGGGGATCGATGTCGTCGGCCTGCTGGGCGGATGGTGGCAGACCCACATCAAGGGGGCCGACGGGGCGGTGGCGCGCTTCGCCGCGGAGCGGCGGCCGGCCATGCGGCAGGCTGCGTGA
- a CDS encoding UDP-2,3-diacylglucosamine diphosphatase translates to MQPDIGVRHYRSIWISDVHLGTRGCQADLLLDFLRCHDSEYLYLVGDIVDGWRLKRSWYWPQAHNGVVQKLLRRARKGAKVFYIPGNHDEAFREYIGLNFGGVAVVEDAVHTTADGRRLLVIHGDQFDAVVKYAKWLAHLGDGAYTALLGINTWFNYVRRKLGFTYWSLSAYLKHRVKNAVEYIGDYEKALAEEARRRNVDGVICGHIHSAEMRPMEGVLYCNDGDWVESCTALVEHESGELEIINWAASRRLLPVKISARAAA, encoded by the coding sequence ATGCAGCCAGACATTGGTGTGCGGCACTATCGAAGCATCTGGATCTCGGACGTTCACCTGGGAACCCGCGGTTGCCAAGCCGACCTTCTTCTGGATTTCCTCCGCTGTCACGACTCCGAATACCTGTACCTCGTCGGCGACATCGTCGACGGCTGGCGCCTGAAGCGCAGCTGGTACTGGCCGCAGGCCCACAACGGCGTGGTCCAGAAGCTTCTGCGCCGCGCGCGCAAGGGCGCCAAGGTCTTCTACATCCCCGGCAACCATGACGAGGCGTTCCGGGAGTATATCGGGCTGAACTTCGGCGGGGTCGCCGTGGTCGAGGACGCGGTCCACACCACGGCCGACGGCCGGCGGCTCCTGGTGATCCACGGCGACCAGTTCGACGCCGTCGTCAAATACGCCAAATGGCTCGCCCACCTGGGCGACGGCGCCTACACGGCGCTGCTGGGGATCAACACCTGGTTCAACTATGTGCGCCGAAAACTGGGCTTCACATACTGGTCCCTCTCGGCTTATCTGAAGCACCGCGTCAAGAACGCCGTCGAGTATATCGGCGACTACGAAAAGGCGCTGGCCGAGGAGGCGCGCCGTCGCAACGTCGATGGAGTCATCTGCGGGCATATCCACAGCGCCGAAATGCGTCCCATGGAGGGGGTGCTCTATTGCAACGACGGGGATTGGGTCGAATCCTGCACGGCTCTCGTCGAGCACGAGAGCGGCGAGCTGGAAATCATAAACTGGGCGGCTTCACGTCGCTTGCTGCCAGTCAAGATCTCAGCCAGGGCGGCAGCGTGA
- a CDS encoding maltotransferase domain-containing protein, producing the protein MTLGPRIYNLFPLLVGSVHDWSGQLARIAGMQFDWVFLNPIHYPGFSGSLYAVKDPYRLHDRFQGGASEHPDDLIRGFCRNAGEKGLRVMLDLVVNHTAKDAVLAERHPEWYRREADGSLYSPRAVDPVDPANVTIWGDLAELDYGNEQARAALVEYWANYVRHYVGLGVKGFRCDAAYQVPAPVWRELIDAAHEVDGEVEFYAETLGCTIEQVDALGDAGFDYLFNSSKWWDFQAPWLLDQYNQFRHIAPSVAFPESHDTDRLAADVGSQDRERLAAHLKMRYLFSACFSSGVMMPIGYEYGFTRKMDVVTTTPEDWEEPKVDISQFVADVNAMRAATPAFNVEGPQFRITAPHSPLVGLCRKGAGDVEDCAVILINPDENRSHTIDPGPLLAATGGQFDGFRDVTPQCSPQLFRPGEPIVLAPLEMRVFRGNPEARAKVSTGVDSAERKEASGRLLESLAADRIAIEGVYPELDGGRFAIKREVGDVLEVWADVFTDGHEKINACLKYRVQGDDAWHEEPLVFFDNDRWTGRIPLTQNGRYWYTVEAWRDLFETWRGDFIKKRDAGQVISLELIEGRELVERAAAKAVGPDREVMETTLNRLARGGEGGGRADDELTTRLLLSDDLHIAMRRSGERTNRSRYKSELECFVDRTAARYAAWYELFPRSMSDDPNRHGTFDDVIAKLPYVRDMGFDVLYFPPIHPIGRTFRKGKNNTLDAGEEDVGSPYAIGSEEGGHDALHSELGSFEDFERLVKAAHAHGLEIAIDFAIQCSPDHPWIKQHPDWFDWRPDGTIKYAENPPKKYQDIVNVHFYRGAMPDIWYALRDVVLFWADRGVRIFRVDNPHTKPLPFWEWMIRDVQDRYPDALFLAEAFTKPKMMKRLAKVGFTQSYSYFTWRNHKQEITDYLVELTSLEPKEYMRANFFANTPDINPPILQTGGPAAFKMRAVLASTLSSVYGLYSGYELCEGAPIPGKEEYLNSEKYEIKAWDWDRPGNIRDYITRINKIRRENPAMHEYDNLRFYNAFDDNILYYGKMTPNKDNFILVAANLDTRNAHGTTIEVPLWELGLPDSAHVEVEDLFTGGRFFWYGKFQQIHLDPHQNPCGIWRIIPPGLGLRT; encoded by the coding sequence GTGACTCTCGGACCACGCATCTACAATCTCTTCCCGCTGCTGGTCGGCTCAGTCCATGATTGGTCCGGGCAGCTGGCACGCATCGCCGGAATGCAGTTCGACTGGGTCTTCCTCAATCCGATCCATTACCCGGGGTTCTCGGGCAGCCTGTACGCCGTCAAGGACCCGTACCGGCTGCACGACCGGTTCCAGGGCGGCGCTTCGGAACACCCCGACGACCTGATCCGGGGCTTCTGCCGGAATGCCGGCGAGAAGGGCCTGCGGGTGATGCTGGACCTGGTGGTCAACCACACCGCCAAGGATGCCGTCCTGGCCGAGCGGCATCCCGAATGGTACCGCCGCGAGGCCGACGGCAGCCTCTACAGCCCTCGCGCGGTCGATCCGGTCGATCCCGCCAACGTCACGATCTGGGGCGACCTGGCCGAACTGGACTACGGGAACGAACAGGCCCGCGCCGCGCTGGTCGAGTACTGGGCCAACTATGTCCGTCATTATGTCGGCCTGGGCGTCAAGGGCTTCCGCTGCGATGCCGCGTACCAGGTTCCCGCGCCGGTCTGGCGGGAGCTGATCGACGCCGCGCACGAGGTGGACGGCGAGGTCGAATTCTACGCGGAGACCCTCGGCTGCACGATCGAGCAGGTCGATGCGCTGGGCGACGCCGGGTTCGACTATCTGTTCAACAGCTCCAAATGGTGGGACTTCCAGGCGCCCTGGCTGCTCGACCAGTACAACCAGTTCCGCCACATCGCCCCGTCGGTGGCGTTTCCCGAGAGCCACGACACCGACCGGCTGGCCGCCGACGTGGGCAGCCAGGACCGGGAGCGGCTGGCCGCCCACCTGAAGATGCGGTACCTGTTCTCGGCCTGCTTCTCGTCGGGCGTGATGATGCCGATCGGTTACGAATACGGCTTCACGCGCAAGATGGACGTGGTCACGACCACGCCGGAGGACTGGGAGGAGCCGAAGGTCGACATCAGCCAGTTCGTCGCCGACGTGAACGCCATGCGGGCGGCGACGCCGGCCTTCAACGTGGAAGGCCCGCAGTTCCGCATCACGGCCCCACACAGCCCGCTGGTCGGCCTGTGCCGCAAGGGTGCGGGAGACGTCGAGGACTGCGCCGTCATCCTGATCAATCCCGACGAGAACCGGTCCCACACCATCGATCCCGGCCCGCTGCTGGCCGCGACCGGCGGACAGTTCGACGGCTTCCGGGACGTGACGCCGCAATGCTCGCCCCAGCTCTTCCGGCCCGGCGAGCCGATCGTGCTGGCTCCCCTGGAGATGAGGGTGTTCCGCGGCAATCCCGAAGCCCGCGCCAAGGTCTCGACCGGCGTGGACAGCGCCGAGCGCAAGGAGGCCTCGGGGCGGCTGCTGGAGAGCCTGGCCGCCGACCGCATCGCGATCGAGGGGGTCTATCCCGAACTGGACGGCGGCCGCTTCGCGATCAAGCGCGAGGTCGGCGACGTATTGGAGGTCTGGGCCGACGTCTTCACCGACGGGCATGAGAAGATCAACGCCTGCCTGAAGTACCGCGTCCAGGGCGACGACGCCTGGCACGAGGAGCCGCTTGTCTTCTTCGACAACGACCGCTGGACCGGCCGGATTCCGCTGACCCAGAACGGCCGCTACTGGTACACGGTCGAGGCGTGGCGCGACCTGTTCGAGACCTGGAGGGGCGACTTCATCAAGAAGCGCGACGCCGGGCAGGTGATTTCGCTGGAGCTGATCGAGGGGCGGGAACTGGTCGAGCGGGCCGCCGCCAAGGCCGTCGGCCCCGACCGCGAAGTGATGGAGACCACGCTGAACCGGCTGGCCCGCGGCGGGGAGGGCGGCGGACGGGCGGACGACGAGCTGACCACGCGGCTGCTGCTGTCGGACGACCTGCACATCGCCATGCGCCGGTCAGGCGAGCGCACGAACCGGTCGCGCTACAAGAGCGAGCTGGAATGCTTCGTCGACCGCACCGCGGCCCGCTACGCCGCCTGGTACGAGCTGTTCCCGCGCTCCATGAGCGACGATCCCAACCGGCACGGCACCTTCGACGACGTCATCGCCAAGCTGCCTTATGTGCGCGACATGGGTTTCGACGTGCTGTACTTCCCGCCGATCCACCCGATCGGGCGCACTTTCCGCAAGGGCAAGAACAACACGCTCGACGCCGGTGAGGAGGATGTCGGAAGCCCCTACGCGATCGGCTCCGAGGAGGGTGGCCACGACGCGCTCCACTCCGAACTGGGAAGCTTCGAGGATTTCGAGCGGCTGGTGAAGGCGGCCCATGCCCACGGGCTGGAGATCGCCATCGACTTCGCGATCCAGTGCTCGCCCGACCATCCCTGGATCAAGCAGCATCCGGACTGGTTCGACTGGCGCCCCGACGGCACCATCAAGTATGCCGAGAACCCGCCCAAGAAGTACCAGGACATCGTCAACGTCCACTTCTACCGCGGCGCCATGCCCGACATCTGGTACGCGCTCCGCGACGTCGTGCTGTTCTGGGCGGACAGGGGCGTCAGGATCTTCCGGGTGGACAATCCCCACACCAAGCCGCTGCCGTTCTGGGAATGGATGATCCGCGATGTCCAGGACCGCTATCCCGACGCGCTGTTCCTGGCCGAGGCCTTCACCAAGCCCAAGATGATGAAGCGCCTGGCCAAGGTCGGCTTCACCCAGAGCTATTCGTACTTCACCTGGCGCAACCACAAGCAGGAGATCACGGACTATCTGGTCGAGCTGACCTCCCTCGAGCCCAAGGAGTACATGCGGGCGAACTTCTTCGCCAACACGCCGGACATCAACCCGCCGATCCTGCAGACCGGCGGCCCGGCGGCTTTCAAGATGCGCGCCGTGCTGGCGTCGACCCTGTCCAGCGTCTACGGCTTGTACAGCGGCTACGAACTGTGCGAGGGTGCGCCGATCCCCGGCAAGGAAGAGTATCTGAACTCCGAGAAGTACGAGATCAAGGCGTGGGATTGGGACCGGCCGGGCAACATCCGGGACTATATCACCCGGATCAACAAGATCCGGCGGGAGAACCCGGCGATGCACGAGTACGACAACCTGCGCTTCTACAACGCCTTCGACGACAATATACTGTATTACGGCAAAATGACGCCGAACAAGGACAACTTCATCCTGGTCGCCGCCAACCTGGACACGCGCAACGCCCACGGAACGACCATCGAGGTCCCGCTGTGGGAGCTGGGCCTGCCGGACAGCGCCCATGTCGAGGTCGAGGACCTGTTCACCGGCGGGCGGTTCTTCTGGTACGGCAAGTTCCAGCAGATCCACCTGGACCCGCACCAGAATCCCTGCGGGATCTGGCGGATCATTCCCCCGGGGCTCGGCCTGCGGACATAG